A window of the Agrococcus jejuensis genome harbors these coding sequences:
- the rplQ gene encoding 50S ribosomal protein L17, translated as MPRPTKGPRLGGGPAHERLLLANLAAALFTHKAITTTETKAKRLRPVAERLVTFAKRGDLHARRRVLAVIGDKGVVHELFAEIAPLVAEREGGYTRITKLGFRKGDNAPMARIELVLEPVQKKGSKSKNAAAAATAAADQEAAAAAAATEADEAAIEEPTETTEEVVEADTAAAPEADAAEAAEPADEAKDETK; from the coding sequence ATGCCCAGGCCCACGAAGGGACCCCGCCTCGGAGGCGGACCGGCGCACGAGCGCCTGCTGCTCGCGAACCTCGCGGCTGCGCTGTTCACGCACAAGGCGATCACGACGACCGAGACGAAGGCCAAGCGCCTGCGTCCCGTCGCCGAGCGCCTCGTCACGTTCGCGAAGCGCGGCGACCTGCACGCGCGTCGCCGCGTCCTCGCCGTGATCGGCGACAAGGGCGTCGTGCACGAGCTGTTCGCCGAGATCGCCCCGCTCGTCGCGGAGCGCGAGGGTGGCTACACGCGCATCACGAAGCTCGGCTTCCGCAAGGGCGACAACGCCCCCATGGCGCGCATCGAGCTCGTGCTCGAGCCCGTGCAGAAGAAGGGCTCGAAGTCGAAGAACGCCGCCGCTGCTGCGACGGCCGCCGCCGACCAGGAGGCCGCTGCCGCTGCCGCCGCGACCGAGGCCGACGAGGCTGCGATCGAGGAGCCCACGGAGACGACCGAGGAGGTCGTCGAGGCAGACACGGCTGCTGCGCCCGAGGCGGACGCCGCCGAGGCTGCGGAGCCGGCCGACGAGGCCAAGGACGAGACCAAGTAG
- the rpsM gene encoding 30S ribosomal protein S13, which produces MARLAGVDIPRDKRVVIALTYIYGVGRTRSVETLEATGIDQSIRVKDLTDEQLGALRDHIENYKVEGDLRREVAADIRRKVEIGSYEGIRHRRGLPVRGQRTKTNARTRKGPKRTVAGKKKAR; this is translated from the coding sequence ATGGCACGTCTTGCAGGCGTCGACATCCCGCGCGACAAGCGCGTGGTGATCGCGCTCACCTACATCTACGGCGTCGGACGTACGCGTTCCGTCGAGACGCTCGAGGCCACCGGCATCGACCAGAGCATCCGCGTCAAGGACCTCACCGACGAGCAGCTTGGTGCGCTCCGCGACCACATCGAGAACTACAAGGTGGAGGGTGACCTCCGCCGCGAGGTCGCAGCCGACATCCGCCGCAAGGTCGAGATCGGCTCGTACGAGGGCATCCGCCACCGCCGCGGCCTGCCCGTGCGCGGTCAGCGCACCAAGACCAACGCGCGCACCCGCAAGGGCCCCAAGCGCACCGTCGCCGGCAAGAAGAAGGCCCGCTAA
- a CDS encoding DNA-directed RNA polymerase subunit alpha, which yields MLIAQRPTVSEEVLSEHRSRFTIEPLEPGFGYTLGNSLRRTLLSSIPGAAVTGIRIDGVLHEFTTIQGVKEDVTEIILNLKGLVVSSEHDEPIVAYLSKQGAGSVTAADITAPAGVEIHNPELVIATLNDKAKFQLELTIERGRGYVSAAQNRDEFAEAGSIPIDSIYSPVLKVTYRVEATRAGERTDFDSLVVDVESKPAISPRDAVASAGRTLVELFGLTRDLNAAAEGIEIGPAPAAEQLSGELGTPIEELDLSVRSYNCLKREGINTVSELVALSETQLMNIRNFGQKSVDEVKDKLTELGLSLKDAVPGFDGAHFYGYDDEEAL from the coding sequence GTGCTGATCGCCCAGCGCCCGACCGTCTCCGAAGAGGTCCTCTCGGAGCACCGCTCGCGGTTCACCATCGAGCCGCTCGAGCCCGGATTCGGGTACACCCTCGGCAACTCCCTCCGCCGCACGCTCCTCTCGTCGATCCCCGGCGCTGCCGTCACCGGCATCCGCATCGACGGCGTGCTCCACGAGTTCACGACCATCCAGGGCGTGAAGGAGGACGTGACCGAGATCATCCTCAACCTCAAGGGCCTCGTCGTCTCGTCGGAGCACGACGAGCCGATCGTCGCCTACCTCTCGAAGCAGGGTGCAGGCAGCGTCACCGCCGCCGACATCACGGCTCCGGCCGGCGTCGAGATCCACAACCCCGAGCTCGTCATCGCCACGCTCAACGACAAGGCGAAGTTCCAGCTCGAGCTCACGATCGAGCGTGGCCGCGGCTACGTGTCGGCCGCGCAGAACCGCGACGAGTTCGCGGAGGCCGGCTCGATCCCGATCGACTCGATCTACTCGCCCGTGCTCAAGGTCACCTACCGCGTCGAGGCGACGCGTGCCGGTGAGCGCACCGACTTCGACTCGCTCGTGGTCGACGTGGAGTCGAAGCCGGCGATCTCGCCGCGCGACGCCGTCGCGTCGGCCGGTCGCACGCTCGTCGAGCTGTTCGGCCTGACCCGCGACCTCAACGCCGCGGCAGAGGGCATCGAGATCGGCCCCGCTCCGGCAGCGGAGCAGCTCTCGGGCGAGCTCGGCACGCCGATCGAGGAGCTCGACCTCTCGGTCCGCTCGTACAACTGCCTCAAGCGCGAGGGCATCAACACGGTGTCCGAGCTCGTGGCGCTGAGCGAGACGCAGCTCATGAACATCCGCAACTTCGGCCAGAAGTCGGTGGACGAGGTCAAGGACAAGCTCACCGAGCTCGGCCTCTCGCTCAAGGACGCGGTGCCCGGCTTCGACGGCGCCCACTTCTACGGCTACGACGACGAGGAAGCCCTCTAA
- a CDS encoding HAD hydrolase-like protein has translation MRPTAVLLDLDGTLSDSAPGLVASLRHMHAGLGWPVPADDELRRWLGPPTATTLAERGHDAATVERGVALFREHLVDGGGLWDQEVYPGIPDLIADLHAAGVPTSILTFKLQEDAEAVAEHLGLRDALGAVHGRIASDDGLSKAPLIARALAELGVDASPAVVMVGDRRHDVEGALEAGVTGIGVTWGYGSRTELEASGAAHVVDAVDDLRRLLLP, from the coding sequence ATGCGCCCCACCGCCGTGCTCCTCGACCTCGACGGCACCCTCAGCGACTCCGCCCCCGGGCTCGTGGCGTCGCTGCGGCACATGCACGCCGGGCTCGGGTGGCCCGTGCCCGCCGACGACGAGCTGCGCCGCTGGCTCGGACCGCCCACGGCCACGACGCTCGCGGAGCGCGGGCACGACGCCGCGACGGTCGAGCGGGGCGTCGCGCTGTTCCGCGAGCACCTCGTCGACGGCGGCGGGCTCTGGGACCAGGAGGTGTACCCGGGCATCCCAGACCTGATCGCGGACCTGCACGCCGCGGGGGTGCCGACGAGCATCCTCACGTTCAAGCTGCAGGAGGATGCGGAGGCCGTCGCCGAGCACCTCGGCCTGCGCGACGCGCTCGGCGCCGTGCACGGCCGCATCGCGAGCGACGACGGCCTGTCGAAGGCGCCGCTCATCGCCCGCGCGCTCGCGGAGCTCGGCGTCGACGCCTCCCCCGCCGTCGTCATGGTGGGCGACCGCAGGCACGACGTCGAGGGAGCGCTCGAGGCAGGCGTGACCGGCATCGGCGTGACGTGGGGATACGGCTCGCGCACCGAGCTCGAGGCCTCGGGCGCCGCGCACGTCGTCGACGCCGTCGACGACCTCAGGCGCCTGCTGCTGCCGTGA
- a CDS encoding acyltransferase family protein translates to MLRPPSDALLADRRLGGLDGLRAIAVALVVAYHVAPDVVPGGLLGVDVFLVLSGFLITTLLLRDRRAGTWSLGTFWMRRARRLLPALVVVVLASCALAAIVGGDVLVGLGRQLVGAATFSSNWVAIAAGDSYVASTTPQLLRTLWSLAVEEQFYLVWPLALLAHVRLPRAVAVGVLVALAAASAVAMAVVGGTDVDRAYLGTDTHAFGLLLGAALALVAASWPAEREAWHPLALRVLPIVGLAGVAAALVLAVALADGSGAATGGGLAAASVATVAAIVGGVAPGSWLGRALDARPLAWIGERSYAIYLWHWPLLLLTLAAWPMAPRPVVAAAVVAATLALAAVSYRVVEQPIRRHGLVAVVDAWRTRARRGARGLAVTATAALVAVASVAGTTVAVAQAPAESSASATIGSGLASLETSEPAVPDGPSPAPAAASEEAEASEPAPEPQSATPTGDEIVAVGDSVMLASADELQAALPGIQIDAAVSRRLHDGVDALLALEAQGALREWIVVGLGTNGAVDPADVQALLDLAGRGHRIVLVDAYAERGWTADVNAALRAAADASHRVDVAEWNAAISPRLDLLAGDRIHPGHEGSQLYVGAVQASIDRLAALVKLSVPA, encoded by the coding sequence ATGCTCCGCCCGCCTTCCGATGCGCTGCTCGCCGACCGCCGACTCGGCGGGCTCGACGGCCTCCGCGCCATCGCCGTGGCCCTCGTCGTCGCGTACCACGTCGCCCCCGACGTGGTGCCGGGCGGCCTGCTGGGCGTCGACGTGTTCCTGGTGCTGTCGGGCTTCCTCATCACGACGCTGCTGCTGCGCGACCGCCGCGCGGGCACGTGGTCGCTCGGCACGTTCTGGATGCGGCGTGCGCGGCGCCTGCTGCCGGCGCTCGTCGTCGTGGTGCTCGCCTCGTGCGCGCTCGCGGCGATCGTGGGCGGCGACGTGCTCGTGGGCCTCGGCAGGCAGCTCGTCGGCGCCGCGACGTTCTCGAGCAACTGGGTCGCGATCGCAGCGGGCGACTCGTACGTCGCGTCCACGACGCCGCAGCTGCTGCGCACCCTGTGGTCGCTCGCGGTCGAGGAGCAGTTCTACCTCGTGTGGCCGCTCGCCCTGCTGGCGCACGTGCGCCTGCCGCGCGCCGTCGCCGTGGGCGTGCTCGTCGCGCTCGCCGCGGCGTCGGCGGTCGCGATGGCCGTCGTCGGCGGCACCGACGTCGACCGCGCCTACCTCGGCACCGACACCCACGCCTTCGGACTGCTGCTCGGCGCAGCGCTCGCGCTCGTCGCCGCGTCGTGGCCCGCCGAGCGCGAGGCGTGGCATCCGCTCGCCCTGCGCGTCCTGCCGATCGTGGGCCTCGCGGGCGTCGCCGCAGCGCTCGTGCTCGCGGTCGCGCTCGCGGACGGGTCGGGCGCCGCGACGGGCGGCGGGCTCGCCGCCGCGAGCGTCGCGACCGTCGCCGCGATCGTCGGCGGCGTCGCGCCCGGCTCGTGGCTCGGCCGGGCGCTCGACGCGCGTCCCCTCGCCTGGATCGGCGAGCGCTCGTACGCCATCTACCTCTGGCACTGGCCACTGCTGCTCCTGACGCTCGCGGCCTGGCCCATGGCGCCGCGGCCCGTCGTCGCCGCCGCGGTCGTCGCCGCGACGCTCGCGCTCGCCGCCGTGTCGTACCGCGTCGTCGAGCAGCCCATCCGCAGGCACGGGCTCGTGGCGGTCGTCGACGCGTGGCGCACCCGCGCGCGGCGCGGCGCGCGCGGCCTCGCCGTGACGGCCACCGCCGCCCTCGTCGCGGTCGCGAGCGTCGCAGGCACGACCGTCGCCGTCGCGCAGGCGCCCGCCGAGTCGTCGGCATCCGCCACGATCGGCTCGGGCCTCGCCTCGCTCGAGACCTCGGAGCCTGCCGTGCCCGACGGCCCCTCCCCCGCGCCCGCAGCAGCGTCCGAGGAGGCCGAGGCATCGGAGCCGGCGCCCGAGCCGCAGTCCGCGACGCCCACGGGCGACGAGATCGTCGCCGTCGGCGACTCCGTCATGCTCGCGTCGGCCGACGAGCTCCAGGCGGCGCTGCCCGGCATCCAGATCGACGCCGCGGTGTCGCGCAGGCTCCACGACGGCGTGGATGCGCTGCTCGCGCTCGAGGCCCAGGGCGCGCTGCGCGAGTGGATCGTCGTCGGCCTCGGCACCAACGGCGCCGTCGACCCCGCCGACGTGCAGGCGCTGCTCGACCTCGCGGGCCGCGGCCACCGCATCGTGCTCGTCGACGCCTACGCCGAGCGCGGCTGGACCGCCGACGTCAACGCCGCGCTGCGCGCCGCCGCCGACGCGAGCCACCGGGTCGACGTCGCCGAGTGGAACGCGGCCATCTCGCCGCGGCTCGACCTGCTCGCCGGCGACCGCATCCACCCCGGCCACGAGGGCTCGCAGCTCTACGTCGGCGCGGTGCAGGCGTCGATCGACCGGCTCGCCGCGCTCGTCAAGCTGTCGGTCCCGGCCTAG
- the infA gene encoding translation initiation factor IF-1 — translation MAKKDGVIEIEGSVIENLPNAMFRVELTNGHVVLAHISGKMRQNYIRILPEDRVIVELSPYDLTRGRIVYRYR, via the coding sequence ATGGCTAAGAAGGACGGCGTCATCGAGATCGAGGGCTCGGTGATCGAGAACCTCCCCAATGCGATGTTCCGCGTGGAGCTCACCAACGGGCACGTCGTCCTCGCGCACATCTCGGGGAAGATGCGGCAGAACTACATCCGCATCCTGCCCGAGGACCGAGTGATCGTGGAGCTCAGCCCCTACGACCTCACGCGCGGCCGCATCGTCTACCGGTACCGCTGA
- the rpsI gene encoding 30S ribosomal protein S9, translated as MAKIAESIETPESFSTETPEAAAPRAPRVLTVGGQAVGRRKQAIARVRLVPGAGSFVVNGRTLEDYFPNKLHQQLINDPFTVLELGGSYDVVARISGGGPSGQAGALRLGIARALNEIDVENNRPELKKAGFLSRDARVIERKKAGLKKARKAPQYSKR; from the coding sequence ATGGCGAAGATCGCAGAGTCCATCGAGACGCCCGAGAGCTTCTCGACCGAGACGCCCGAGGCTGCCGCTCCCCGCGCGCCCCGCGTCCTCACCGTCGGCGGCCAGGCCGTCGGCCGTCGCAAGCAGGCCATCGCCCGCGTGCGCCTCGTCCCCGGCGCCGGCTCGTTCGTCGTGAACGGCCGCACGCTCGAGGACTACTTCCCGAACAAGCTGCACCAGCAGCTCATCAACGACCCGTTCACGGTGCTCGAGCTGGGCGGCTCGTACGACGTCGTCGCACGCATCTCCGGTGGTGGCCCCTCGGGTCAGGCCGGCGCGCTGCGCCTCGGCATCGCGCGTGCGCTCAACGAGATCGACGTCGAGAACAACCGCCCCGAGCTGAAGAAGGCCGGCTTCCTCTCGCGTGACGCCCGCGTCATCGAGCGCAAGAAGGCCGGTCTCAAGAAGGCTCGCAAGGCGCCCCAGTACTCGAAGCGCTGA
- the rpsK gene encoding 30S ribosomal protein S11, giving the protein MAAPKSAVRKPRRKDKKNVPVGQAHIKSTFNNTIVSITDTTGAVISQASGGAIGMKGSRKSTPYAAQLAAESAARQAQDHGMKKVDVFVKGAGSGRETAIRSLQATGLEIGAIHDVTPQAHNGVRPPKPRRN; this is encoded by the coding sequence ATGGCAGCTCCCAAGTCCGCAGTGCGCAAGCCGCGCCGCAAGGACAAGAAGAACGTCCCCGTCGGTCAGGCGCACATCAAGTCGACCTTCAACAACACCATCGTGTCGATCACCGACACGACCGGTGCCGTCATCTCGCAGGCCTCGGGCGGCGCGATCGGCATGAAGGGCTCGCGCAAGTCGACGCCCTACGCCGCGCAGCTCGCTGCCGAGTCGGCTGCGCGTCAGGCGCAGGACCACGGCATGAAGAAGGTCGACGTGTTCGTGAAGGGCGCAGGCTCGGGTCGCGAGACCGCGATCCGCTCGCTCCAGGCCACCGGCCTCGAGATCGGCGCGATCCACGACGTCACGCCGCAGGCGCACAACGGCGTTCGTCCGCCGAAGCCCCGCCGCAACTGA
- a CDS encoding mannitol-1-phosphate 5-dehydrogenase, which produces MRAVHFGAGNIGRGFVGLLLHEAGYHVTFVDVNAELIGMLQSADAYTVTEVGPQATTHVVTGFDAIDSRADEAGAIAAIAAADVVTCAVGPTVLRFIAPVIRAGLAARPDDAAPLTVMACENAIGATDTLAGFVLEGAEGLAERAVFANTAVDRIIPAQDASGVDVVVEDFFEWSIDRTPFAGAEPAIPGAHFVDDLTPWIERKLFTVNTGHATTAYHGYLAGAETIADALDLPAVRAEVEAALAETSALLVDRFGLDADEHAAYVARAIQRFENRALPDTCARIGRQPLRKLSRDERFIRPAAGLAEQGSDPAALLRAVGAALAFDVADDEQAVELQRLLGELEPAAFVAEVCGIADGHPLQPALVAVVAAR; this is translated from the coding sequence ATGCGGGCAGTCCACTTCGGTGCCGGCAACATCGGCCGCGGGTTCGTCGGGCTGCTGCTCCACGAGGCCGGCTATCACGTGACGTTCGTCGACGTGAACGCCGAGCTCATCGGGATGCTGCAGTCGGCGGACGCGTACACCGTCACCGAGGTGGGCCCCCAGGCGACGACGCACGTCGTCACGGGCTTCGACGCCATCGACTCCCGTGCCGACGAGGCGGGCGCCATCGCGGCGATCGCCGCGGCGGACGTCGTCACGTGCGCCGTGGGTCCCACGGTGCTGCGCTTCATCGCGCCCGTCATCCGGGCGGGCCTCGCCGCCCGCCCGGATGACGCGGCGCCGCTCACGGTCATGGCGTGCGAGAACGCCATCGGCGCGACCGACACGCTCGCGGGCTTCGTGCTCGAGGGCGCCGAGGGCCTCGCCGAGCGGGCCGTGTTCGCGAACACGGCCGTCGACCGCATCATCCCGGCGCAGGATGCGTCGGGCGTCGACGTGGTCGTCGAGGACTTCTTCGAGTGGTCGATCGACCGCACGCCCTTCGCGGGCGCCGAGCCCGCGATCCCGGGCGCGCACTTCGTCGACGACCTCACGCCGTGGATCGAGCGCAAGCTGTTCACGGTGAACACCGGGCACGCGACGACGGCGTACCACGGCTACCTCGCGGGTGCCGAGACCATCGCCGACGCACTCGACCTGCCCGCCGTGCGGGCAGAGGTCGAGGCGGCGCTCGCCGAGACGAGCGCCCTGCTCGTCGACCGCTTCGGGCTCGACGCCGACGAGCACGCCGCGTACGTCGCGCGGGCCATCCAGCGCTTCGAGAACCGGGCGCTGCCCGACACGTGCGCACGCATCGGCCGCCAGCCGCTGCGCAAGCTCTCGCGCGACGAGCGCTTCATCCGCCCGGCAGCCGGCCTCGCCGAGCAGGGCTCCGACCCTGCGGCGCTCCTGCGCGCCGTCGGTGCGGCGCTCGCGTTCGACGTCGCCGACGACGAGCAGGCCGTCGAGCTGCAGCGCCTGCTGGGCGAGCTCGAGCCCGCGGCGTTCGTCGCCGAGGTGTGCGGCATCGCCGACGGCCACCCGCTGCAGCCCGCGCTCGTCGCGGTCGTCGCAGCGCGCTGA
- the rplM gene encoding 50S ribosomal protein L13 produces MTRTYSPKASDVQHDWVVIDAADVVLGRLASHAAAILRGKHKATFAPHIDMGDHVIIVNADKVALTGQKREQKLAYRHSGYPGGLKATSYVEMLEKHPVRTVEKAIRGMLPKNSLGRAQIKKLKVYAGAEHPHAAQQPTPYTFDQVAQ; encoded by the coding sequence ATGACTCGCACCTACTCGCCCAAGGCGAGCGACGTCCAGCACGACTGGGTCGTCATCGACGCCGCAGACGTGGTCCTCGGCCGTCTGGCCAGCCACGCCGCAGCCATCCTGCGCGGCAAGCACAAGGCGACGTTCGCGCCGCACATCGACATGGGCGACCACGTCATCATCGTGAACGCCGACAAGGTGGCGCTCACGGGCCAGAAGCGCGAGCAGAAGCTCGCCTACCGCCACTCGGGCTACCCGGGCGGCCTCAAGGCCACCAGCTACGTCGAGATGCTCGAGAAGCACCCCGTCCGCACGGTCGAGAAGGCCATCCGCGGCATGCTGCCGAAGAACTCGCTCGGCCGCGCCCAGATCAAGAAGCTCAAGGTGTACGCGGGTGCCGAGCACCCCCACGCTGCCCAGCAGCCGACCCCGTACACGTTCGACCAGGTCGCCCAGTAG
- the rpmJ gene encoding 50S ribosomal protein L36 has product MKVNPSVKPICDKCKVIRRHGRVMVICSNPRHKQRQG; this is encoded by the coding sequence ATGAAGGTCAACCCCAGCGTCAAGCCCATCTGCGACAAGTGCAAGGTCATCCGCCGGCACGGTCGCGTGATGGTGATCTGCTCGAACCCCCGCCACAAGCAGCGGCAGGGTTGA
- the truA gene encoding tRNA pseudouridine(38-40) synthase TruA, with translation MPRVRLDLAYDGTDFAGWAAQPGLRTCQGVLEQALATVVRRPVRVTVAGRTDAGVHASGQVAHVDLDEAPDPRLAHRLSSLVPERDLVVRSVAVAPEGFDARFSAVHRRYEYRIQTRVADPLARRTSAFVPRALDDAAMQRAADVLVGLHDFAAFCKPREGATTIRSLQSFTWQRQGDLLVATVQADAFCHSMVRSLVGACVAVGEGRLGLAEAAALLDADGRSSAFRMMAAAGLTLVEVGYPADAELAAQAERARARRTADDVTAAAGA, from the coding sequence ATGCCCCGCGTCCGTCTCGACCTCGCGTACGACGGCACCGACTTCGCAGGCTGGGCGGCGCAGCCGGGTCTGCGCACGTGCCAGGGCGTGCTCGAGCAGGCGCTCGCGACGGTCGTGCGACGACCCGTGCGCGTCACCGTCGCAGGCCGCACGGATGCGGGCGTGCACGCGTCGGGCCAGGTCGCGCACGTCGACCTCGACGAGGCGCCCGATCCGCGCCTCGCGCATCGGCTCTCGTCGCTCGTGCCAGAGCGCGACCTCGTCGTGCGCTCGGTCGCCGTCGCGCCCGAGGGCTTCGACGCGCGCTTCTCGGCCGTGCATCGGCGCTACGAGTACCGCATCCAGACCCGCGTCGCCGATCCGCTCGCGCGTCGCACGAGCGCGTTCGTGCCGCGGGCGCTCGACGACGCCGCCATGCAGCGCGCCGCCGACGTGCTCGTGGGGCTGCACGACTTCGCCGCGTTCTGCAAGCCGCGCGAGGGCGCGACGACCATCCGCTCGCTGCAGTCGTTCACGTGGCAGCGACAGGGCGACCTGCTCGTCGCGACGGTGCAGGCCGACGCGTTCTGCCACTCGATGGTGCGCTCGCTCGTCGGCGCGTGCGTCGCGGTGGGCGAGGGGCGGCTGGGGCTCGCGGAGGCGGCGGCGCTGCTCGACGCCGACGGCCGGTCGAGCGCGTTCCGCATGATGGCGGCCGCGGGCCTCACGCTCGTCGAGGTCGGCTACCCCGCCGACGCCGAGCTCGCGGCGCAGGCCGAGCGCGCGAGGGCGCGCCGCACGGCCGACGACGTCACGGCAGCAGCAGGCGCCTGA
- a CDS encoding coiled-coil domain-containing protein → MTDVQEFKQAFRGYDQQQVDAEVQRLRDAVEQSRRSAQAAAQDVQAQSEHHREDMSAAEQRITRLEGELIEVRSRLQAAESRAEILGREVSEDGEEPRFEEILRVAEEQASALIDNAVKQSERIVADATGQIEKDRKATKEESDRILEAAKHEEAQARIRIETERSAHTAELESREAKHQERVAQAESEASVLISEAERGASALRQQSTAEADALKAEAERIQRESKARQLELDAAAKRRQEEAQQEFLRLHNHAIQHAERITNDANDKVASALQHANHIAEQAQAFEDLSKAQAAHVERQAVAKASAILGEARTRAQAIVESVLGHSKEVLHEAEDRARTLRFQQQQLQGFRAELGQLMAIAESTRAALPTFGDDVARIPTPEASAPAPAAPVVEPADGADDVADLEPAIEQDPHAQHVDVADDLDDLTIVTGEVEPVDEPSEDGIVSEQVEVVWHEDRDDDGDGADR, encoded by the coding sequence ATGACGGACGTGCAGGAGTTCAAGCAGGCGTTCCGCGGCTACGACCAGCAGCAGGTCGACGCGGAGGTGCAGCGGCTGCGCGACGCCGTCGAGCAGTCGCGTCGCTCGGCGCAGGCCGCGGCGCAGGACGTGCAGGCGCAGTCCGAGCACCACCGCGAGGACATGTCGGCCGCCGAGCAGCGCATCACGCGCCTCGAGGGCGAGCTCATCGAGGTGCGCAGCCGCCTCCAGGCCGCCGAGTCGCGCGCCGAGATCCTGGGCCGCGAGGTGTCGGAGGACGGCGAGGAGCCGCGCTTCGAGGAGATCCTGCGCGTCGCCGAGGAGCAGGCGTCGGCCCTCATCGACAACGCCGTGAAGCAGTCGGAGCGCATCGTCGCCGACGCCACGGGCCAGATCGAGAAGGACCGCAAGGCGACCAAGGAGGAGTCGGACCGCATCCTCGAGGCTGCGAAGCACGAGGAGGCGCAGGCGCGCATCCGCATCGAGACCGAGCGCAGCGCCCACACGGCCGAGCTCGAGTCGCGCGAGGCGAAGCACCAGGAGCGCGTCGCGCAGGCGGAGTCCGAGGCGAGCGTGCTCATCTCCGAGGCCGAGCGCGGCGCATCCGCCCTGCGCCAGCAGTCGACGGCCGAGGCCGACGCGCTCAAGGCCGAGGCCGAGCGCATCCAGCGCGAGTCGAAGGCGCGCCAGCTCGAGCTCGACGCCGCGGCGAAGCGTCGGCAGGAGGAGGCGCAGCAGGAGTTCCTGCGCCTGCACAACCACGCCATCCAGCACGCCGAGCGCATCACGAACGACGCGAACGACAAGGTCGCCTCGGCGCTGCAGCATGCGAACCACATCGCCGAGCAGGCGCAGGCGTTCGAGGACCTCTCGAAGGCGCAGGCCGCGCACGTCGAGCGGCAGGCCGTCGCGAAGGCGAGCGCGATCCTCGGCGAGGCGCGCACGCGTGCGCAGGCCATCGTCGAGTCGGTGCTCGGGCACTCGAAGGAGGTGCTGCACGAGGCGGAGGACCGCGCTCGCACGCTGCGCTTCCAGCAGCAGCAGCTCCAGGGCTTCCGCGCCGAGCTCGGCCAGCTCATGGCGATCGCCGAGTCGACGCGCGCCGCGCTGCCGACGTTCGGCGACGACGTCGCGCGCATCCCGACGCCCGAGGCCTCGGCCCCGGCGCCCGCGGCACCCGTGGTCGAGCCGGCCGACGGCGCCGACGACGTCGCGGACCTCGAGCCCGCGATCGAGCAGGACCCGCACGCGCAGCACGTCGACGTCGCCGACGACCTCGACGACCTCACGATCGTCACGGGCGAGGTCGAGCCCGTCGACGAGCCGTCGGAGGACGGCATCGTGAGCGAGCAGGTCGAGGTCGTGTGGCACGAGGACCGCGACGACGACGGCGACGGCGCCGACCGCTGA
- a CDS encoding methyltransferase domain-containing protein, with product MPIARGVSGRASATPRPRLLYGWDIEDEQIELALLPPSSRVLAAAGAGELVAHLAAAGHEVVAVTANREQLEYARRRSSGGPFEVGSAERVLDAGRKLIRAASPAWHRRRVRSLLTDASPQRVQQQWRQRFDNRTFRSVLHATMAPAGMLAAAIQRDFSTVLPAHFTDTVRARLDARLGMHPSPGNRFAWRLLAGEDPPGYAPPVAPDGAIDFVASDALSHLESVAPASYDAVTLSNVADGTRADVVERLGRAARRAVVPGGPIIVRSFAPTADARASALADDDRSLVWGGIHVQH from the coding sequence ATGCCCATCGCACGCGGCGTCTCGGGTCGCGCGAGCGCGACGCCGAGGCCCAGGCTGCTGTACGGCTGGGACATCGAGGACGAGCAGATCGAGCTCGCCCTCCTGCCGCCGTCGAGCCGCGTGCTCGCCGCCGCGGGAGCCGGCGAGCTCGTCGCGCACCTCGCGGCCGCCGGCCACGAGGTCGTCGCGGTGACGGCCAACCGCGAGCAGCTCGAGTACGCACGCCGCCGCTCGTCGGGCGGACCGTTCGAGGTGGGCTCGGCCGAGCGCGTGCTCGACGCCGGCAGGAAGCTCATCCGAGCCGCGAGCCCCGCGTGGCACCGTCGCCGCGTGCGGAGCCTGCTCACCGACGCGTCGCCGCAGCGCGTGCAGCAGCAGTGGCGGCAGCGGTTCGACAACCGCACGTTCCGCAGCGTGCTGCACGCGACGATGGCGCCAGCCGGCATGCTCGCCGCCGCGATCCAGCGCGACTTCTCGACCGTGCTGCCCGCGCACTTCACCGACACCGTGCGCGCGCGGCTCGACGCGCGCCTCGGCATGCATCCCTCGCCGGGCAATCGCTTCGCGTGGCGCCTGCTGGCGGGGGAGGACCCGCCCGGCTACGCCCCGCCCGTCGCGCCCGATGGCGCCATCGACTTCGTCGCGTCGGATGCGCTGAGCCACCTCGAGTCCGTCGCCCCCGCGTCGTACGACGCCGTGACGCTGTCGAACGTCGCCGACGGCACGCGCGCCGACGTGGTCGAGCGCCTCGGACGAGCGGCGCGACGCGCGGTCGTGCCCGGTGGCCCCATCATCGTGCGCTCGTTCGCTCCCACCGCCGATGCCCGGGCGAGCGCCCTCGCCGACGACGATCGCAGCCTCGTGTGGGGCGGCATCCACGTGCAGCACTGA